From the genome of Agromyces intestinalis:
GGCACGGCATTCCCCCTCCGCCATGTGACATGGCCCGCCCGTGCACGACGCCGATAGCATGCCCGCATGGGGGAGCTCACCGACGCGTGGAGCGAGTTCAACGTCGCGATGCTGGGAGCGACGGCCGCCCTCGCGGGCCTGGTCATCGTCGCGATGTCGGTGAACCTCGCCGAGATCATGAAGACACCGTCGCTGCCCGGCCGTGCCGCGGCGGCACTCGCCGCGCTGATGGCCGCGATCATCGTCACCGCGGTCGGGCTCGTGCCCGATCAGCCGGTCGTGATCTACGGCGTCGAGGTGCTGTTCGCGGGTGTGCTGGCGGCGGCGTTCGAGTACCGGGCCACGCGGCTGATCTACTCGCAGGGCGAGGAATTCGGGCCGCGCTGGGTGAAGGCGGCCGCGGGGTGGTTGCCGGTGACGCTCTTCCTGTTGGGCGCGGTACTCGTGTTCGCGGGGTCTCCGGCAGCGGCACTCGGATGCCTCGCGGCCGCGTCGATCCTCGCGATCGGTTCGGCGATCCTGCACGCGTGGATCGTGCTCGTCGAGGTGCTTCGCTAGGCGGAGGTCTCGGCGCCCGCCGCCGGTCAGGCCCGGTGCGGCCTCGGCATGTACCACTCGGTGAACTCGCGCGCCCGGCCGTCGTCGCCGAACCGGATGATCCACAGGTTCAGATAGTCGCGATCGGCCGGATACTCGGTGCGCCCCTGGATGAGCGCGAGCTCGAGCGTCTCGTGCAGGATCTTCCAGTCGAACGCCCACGTGCCGGACTCGTCGCGATCCTCGAGCCATCCTGCGACGATCGCATCGCGCCCTCGCCGCGGCGTGGCGTCGGGTGCGGTCAGGTACTCGGCATCGTCGCTGAAGAGCGCGGCGATGTCGGCCGGATCGTTCGTCTCCCATGCGCGG
Proteins encoded in this window:
- a CDS encoding nuclear transport factor 2 family protein, producing the protein MPSRAAEWVAGYIRAWETNDPADIAALFSDDAEYLTAPDATPRRGRDAIVAGWLEDRDESGTWAFDWKILHETLELALIQGRTEYPADRDYLNLWIIRFGDDGRAREFTEWYMPRPHRA